A DNA window from Theobroma cacao cultivar B97-61/B2 chromosome 5, Criollo_cocoa_genome_V2, whole genome shotgun sequence contains the following coding sequences:
- the LOC18599191 gene encoding uncharacterized protein LOC18599191 → MSRLAPLSEEPINEEDSANCSKKGLSWKNWLKTHFSLVFNKKSDLKILLSVLGCPLFPVSILSKPPINEVSSSAQYIIQHFTAATGCRKSEGRVKNIFVTGKVTMAMVDELGATAGSVAGAAGVAQKGCFVMWQMVPNKWLIELVLGGHKVVAGSDGNVAWRHTPWLGAHAAKGGVRPLRRALQGLDPVAISAVFSSAQYMGEKRISGTDCFVLKLCADQVDLADRSDSTAEMIKHVIFGYFSQRSGLLVFLEDSYLTRIQSPGTHPTYWETTMATKIEDYRIVEGVMIAHSGQSSVIITRFGDNLKAGLSVTRMEEIWTIDDVAFNVPGLSIDCFIPPKEVQKDFPEESLDWRLPLHQ, encoded by the exons ATGAGTCGTCTTGCACCGTTATCAGAAGAACCCATAAACGAAGAAGACTCAGCAAACTGTTCAAAGAAAGGTTTGTCATGGAAAAACTGgctcaaaactcatttttctcttGTCTTTAACAAGAAGTCTGACCTTAAGATCCTCTTGAGCGTTTTGGGTTGTCCTCTTTTCCCTGTTTCAATCCTTTCGAAACCACCCATCAATGAG GTATCTTCCTCGGCACAATACATTATACAGCATTTTACAGCAGCAACAGGATGCCGGAAATCAGAAGGGAGAGTGAAGAACATTTTTGTAACGGGAAAGGTAACAATGGCGATGGTAGATGAACTAGGTGCCACAGCTGGCTCAGTGGCTGGAGCTGCTGGGGTTGCACAAAAAGGCTGCTTTGTTATGTGGCAAATGGTACCTAATAAATGGCTAATTGAACTAGTTCTGGGTGGGCACAAGGTTGTTGCAGGTAGTGATGGCAATGTGGCTTGGCGCCACACACCTTGGCTAGGAGCGCATGCAGCCAAAGGTGGTGTTCGTCCTCTACGGCGGGCTCTTCAG GGACTAGACCCTGTGGCAATATCAGCTGTATTTTCCTCAGCTCAGTATATGGGGGAGAAGCGAATCTCTGGCACTGATTGCTTTGTGTTGAAGCTGTGTGCTGATCAAGTGGACCTGGCTGATAGGAGTGATAGCACAGCGGAGATGATCAAGCATGTAATATTTGGATACTTCAGCCAAAGAAGTGGCCTGCTGGTGTTTCTAGAGGACTCTTACTTGACGAGGATTCAATCACCTGGAACCCACCCTACATATTGGGAAACCACAATGGCTACGAAAATAGAGGACTATAGGATTGTAGAGGGTGTCATGATTGCACACTCTGGTCAATCAAGTGTTATCATCACAAGATTCGGGGACAATTTGAAGGCAGGCCTCTCTGTTACTCGCATGGAAGAGATATGGACGATTGATGATGTCGCATTTAATGTCCCTGGCCTCTCCATCGATTGCTTCATTCCTCCTAAAGAAGTTCAGAAAGATTTTCCAGAGGAGAGCTTAGATTGGCGATTGCCTTTGCATCAATGA